TCTTCCAAACAGTTTCAGATATTATTTTAGCTGCTAGTCTATAGATACTAGTTAAAAAGTTTATGAAGGAACCATGTATCTTGCCTATAGTAAGACTAAATACATACATTCTAAAACCGTTTAAAAGCTCAAGTTAAAAatgaacgttttgaaaatggcATTACTCCACTGCGGCATCATTATCTTCCTCTCttttaaagagaaaaactCGACTGGGAAGTTTTataagtaaaaataatttgtttctcAATTGGCAATACTTTGCTAAAAGAGAAACTGAAATACAGAGACATGGTATCTATAGAAAAtatctgaattcaaattttgataatgaaTTGTTAAAAAGGAAACTTTCAACTCTGATATGCGATTTCGGTACAAAATTCAAAGGCGAATTATTATGGCTGATCTCCTGAAGTAGTTAAATTTGTGTTTAAGAATTTTCCAGTAATATTGTCTTCAAGtctatttcaaaacttgacgTTAAAGCTCACAAAGTTCAACACAAATTGTCAACAAAGAAATTCTTCAATCTTTCAACCAACTCTCAATCAActcaaaacttgaattaaTTTCTATTTCGGGACTCTTGAACTAAAATCGTAAAGCTCATTCAACAACTGTAATGgtaaaaagtgtgaaaatggGCATTAAATGTGTTCTAATGACTAGTACAAGCTCTCAGAAATTTAGAATCCATTTGAGAAGAAGCTAATTTGGACAGAAAAAAGAtttgacagaaaataaaaagaaagaagaaaagatgAGCCATTGAAGCCACTCTTCTCTtcctttttggaaaaatttagaattctcttttttcttctttttgctttgaaatttttagaatttagagAGCCTCGCAATTTAGATGTCTGTATAAAGAATCTTGGGGGGTTTACCCTAGAaagaataaaatttggaaattctgaaaattctgaaaataatattatattACAAGAACTTTTGCTATTTCGACAAATTTACAAATCGATCTAGCCACAcaaataaaccaaaaatccATATAAAAACTCAGAATGTCACCTCCAAATCATAAATGACCTTCCAGTTCTCTCTGTCTTCATTTCCTTTCCGGTTAGCCAGTCACTTTGACGCCATAcatatctgcgtctctctatTTTCCTTATCTATAATTTTTACACTCTCTGCTGCTCCACCCTTGGAGCTCTACTTTCCACTTTCCAATTTCTATTCCATAACCccattatttttataatttgtgaGCTTTTCTCTCTTCGACTCTCTCCAACAAAGTCTCCAGTTGTAGGCCTCTGCTTCCTGACCAATCTACAGAATAGGCTCCGccttctttcaaattttggaaagcaGTGAGAGTGAGGGATTACGGTACACACAATGAACACTTCGACGAGTGCATTCGATTTTGGCTCGTCGACAGCTTCATCAGCTGCCACGTCGACAACATCTTCACAACCAGATGCCAATGATCATTTATCGGTGagattattaaatttaaaaagtttttgagcatgcaaatttttatccagtattttattttaaaacattctggatattcaagttttataaaaagtttggcttaacaaaaaaaatgatccTTTTTCTAGTCTATGGAGTagaattcaaaactttcaatttaacTTCTAACCAACTTCATTTGAGTTTCAGTCAACTGTTGCTATACATTTCTTAAATATTAAGGATGCATTTTTCTTACGTTAGGTTTTCAGCTAGATACCTCAAGTTTATAATATTCAATCATGCAGATATATTTAATACCTTTGAAGTGAGTCCAACTTCAAAAGTGCACAAAATCTAGCTACAACATGCACCTGGTTTCTTTCTTCTTTGGAATATTATGAAACTTTTAGtcggcaaaatttcaaacaacaaaaataccTTAAATGGGGAGGGAGATCACGTTaaataatattgtttttttaataactctTAATTTGCAGAGACTTGCCGCCATGACGCAAGGAGTTGGAAAAGAAGATCCAGAAACATCATCAACTCCATCCACAGAAGCCAGTCTTTACCCAGGTAGTTAGTGGCTCCTCCCCTTTTCCACCGAATTCTAACCACACCATTTTCAGTCTCGGCTGCGTACATGCAGAGCTACGGCTGGCCACAGAACTACAACTACTTTGGTCAACCATTGGGCCCTGCCACGTTTCCCGGATGGCCTCAGTGCTATCCGAATACGGCGTGGCCCAACTACGGTGAGTTGTTCGGTCAGTtacttttcattattttgtgtgcttaaaactattgaaattaaatattttgaactgaaattcaAGCAGAGATCTAGTATAGAATATAATTAAATTAGTCTCCTagaaattcatttaaattttctaaataatttttttgttaaaagtcAGCTTATaggattctttttttttaacgttttcaataaattaacgCCACCTTCACGCCTCCTCTCTTGCCCTCGTCTGACCCTATATGCTATCTTACGTTAGATGAGTCGAGTGTGAGTTGCGCCCCGTAGACCGTTTGATACTCAGATATTCATACatgatatttttatttttataaaggGGTTTCACATTATAAACCGACACAACTTATTTTCCCTGCAATTTCTGTTAATTATTAGAATTCTTGAGAACTTGGCATTTTCCGGGGGAATTTATGGTCACTTTTCGCTCTAAACCCCATCCGAAAACTCAAAAGATATATAATAACAATACATATGAAGATAGAGAAATATAAGTAACTTCACTAAAATCTTCAAGTGCTCAAGAAAGTGAATGAAGAGGTGGGGATAAGCACTCACAGCAAGCTTCTGCAAGGAATGCCtagtcaaattttaaaaaaatctcataaataaaaatcaataaattctatTAAAccaattatattttatatttcagcatCATCAAAGAAAGGCCGTCAAACGTATCAACGCTATCAAACATCAGTTCTTGAAGCGAAATTCCAACAGTCATCATACGTGTCAAAGAAACAACGTGAAGAGCTCCGCCTGCAGACTCAATTGACAGATCGTCAAATCAAAATCTGGTTCCAAAATCGTCGAATGAAGGCGAAAAAAGAGAAGCAAAGAGTAGATGATCACACGGAACATACTCCACTTCTACCGGCAAATCCACCAAAAGGAATGGGAATGGATATGgatgatgagaaaaaatggcaaatggCTCATTGGCCACCAGCAGCTGCACACAATCCATATCAATACCCGTTGTGTCCACCGTAATCTGTGAAAATTGAGAGTGTTaagaaatttaataattattttggaaGATATGATTGATGTAAATATAGTTGAAAATAGTTTCACTATTTAGGATTTAGGattatattttacaaaaaaagaaaaattcagatttaatTCAGTTATCATTATAAGCCAACTTCgaaactatttttctattcgGATTGTGAATATTAGGGTAATtaaataattggaaattctTGGAATTTCAGTAACtgaacttatttttcaaatcaatttttcatgtcTTCCAAACATAATATTatttaacacaaaaatcaattgttttcatatttctcaAGTTTCTCAATGATCCCTCCTCTAATATCTAAACTCCcaaacgatgctccgatataTCGGTGGATCAAATaaggttttttcttcaaaaaatgcggtgTTTCTTCCCTATGTTTCTTTTATTCAATTGTTCACAACACCTAGggtcaacttttaaaataccTTCTTACCCACTACGGGTCGTCTGATTTCccttaaaatctgaaaacttccttcggatttttgttcattttatttttcccaagTTATCTTTTATCAATTCTTCTTTTCCCAAATGTCCCCATATTAAATTGTTTGTCCTGTGAGACTCCacggttcttttttttttcaaatttattgatttagaaatttcatttttccttctctctctctgtgGTCTTCTAGTCTCCTCTTCCAATCTTCTCCCAtcatttcccatttttaatttgttttttgttggaatttacCAAACATTTCTCCGTTCAAAATACAATGAATgacattttcttttctctttctgtGTTTTGGTTTTAAGCacactaattttaaaactatagcTAAacgtatatattttttttgaaggaaaaccATTGTAGATATTTAAAAAGAGCTCATTGAGTTTGgatatttaaactttttggctccttttctaaaattataatGAACCTTTAGAcctcatttttgaataatctcACTTGCCAtgaattaaatcaaaaaataattaacagaaacatttttgaatatcgatttctatatttttaactATATATAAGTTAACCCCAACTATTCGAGAATTTGACCTAACaagttgaagttttttcagtgaaaagaTTATGCAATGTAGGAAACATTGCGCGTTTTTGGAAAGTCAGTACTATATTCTTTTCTACAGAATCCATAGATTTCagaattaaatttcaggttcCCATTTCTCCAACAACACTCCACTTTGGCCTACTGTAGTTATTTGTTACACCTACCGTAGTCCAGCCTCCAAGCCCATAACCTAGAACctaaatcacttttttctgcGACGAGTCGGCAAAATGAAGAtccttttttttgctttgcaAATCTTTGATCTTGCCGATCTTTAGGGAAGTAGTGTGAAAAAAGTGGGTTATGGTATGTAGAATCAGGGGGAACACGAACTGTACATAGGCAAATAATTTGGTTAGGGTACTACAGTtaacaaacaaaatatatttgtttggTGACTAAGATGATAGAGATGATACAGTAACAGATAAGGATGTATAAAAACACATtcttgagttttaaaaatgaatggaaCTATTGATTGAAACTTTTATAATACTATAGTTAAATGAAATAGTGCAGTGGCCGGCTTAATTATCTaaatacttttcaatttggtttttctcaaaaacatcACGAATAAgcctaaattttccaaaaaaaactgtgaatttAAAACCCTTGAAAATGTTGGGTAACTGCTAGAAGTGACTTAATTTTGGAGCAATATTGTAATCATTTAGATGTTGTGTCATTTAATTTCATTATTATTGGTTCTGATTGTGAGTTCTTTTAGTTCTTTTTGTAATACCTAGAAATTATTCTTCCCGAATAGAAAGTATCAAAAACCACGCCAAGAGCTATTACAGGCAAAGCGGAAAGTGCCTAAAACAGTCCATATAGGGACCGCATACGGCTCAAAATAAAGGTATACCAAACTGTTTTCAGACACTTAAGATTGTTCAAACActcaaaataacaatttcaaacaattattgTTACTTTTAATTAGAGTTTTAGTTGGATAATAAGTCTAAACATGCAATTCAACTTGTTAAATATACcattttcatggaaatttatagaaaatgtaTTGGAGATAGTTTTCGGAAAACAACTTTTACGAAATTACAAGAGAATCGGTTTACTGTAGGTGAGTAATGCCTACAGTAAACCGGTGGATTATTAAAAGAACATGGAAAAGACATCAGGAgagaaaacatggaaaaacgGAAAGTAATGAATATTTTGGTGTCCCTTGCCTGCCTACGGAAATGGAAATGCATATAGGATTTGTTGGAATGGGAATTGGAAATAGTAGGAAAAAGCTGAGAGAGTACAGAGAGAGCAGTATTTCTCGCAAAATTTGTGGAAAGTACATAATTTGGAtgaagtttgaaatatttaagttAAAggtaaaatgttttgatatattgcaaaaaattgttcttaatTATTCGAAACATCGATTTGATCATTGTAGATCATTTGAAATTAACCAAGAAATAGGTAGGACAACAGCCATAGATTTTTACTTTTCGagttttcattctgaaaactttcaaaatttgaataccgTACTCGTAATCTAAATCCGGAGCTCTATCTCTACTATCTCCAAGTagatctcaaaatttttcaaaaaatccccgCGACGAATCGTGATGTCTCCCTTGTGTCTGTTCCATCTGACGACCTTCTCGACGTGACGTTTCTTCTATTGGCTTCATCTGAATACATTGTTCACTGAATAAACTGCATTCCCCACTTCTTCCACCCAATTCCTGACAGTTTTATGTGATCAGCAGAAGGAGAAGGGGAATAGGCATCACATTTATGGCCATCTCAACATTATGCGCAGAAAATCGGAAGAAGACGGTTGAGGAGCCGTCTCGGGTTTATCTCAAtctgatttttggaattcggaattttaaatttcattctAGGGATCcattaatgaaaatataacttttttaagCTGAGCAAAAGGATTCCTAAAGTTTGTGTAATATTTAGGAGAAATTTTGGGAGTCGACCTGAAAACCATTCTTTCTGCGAGTTGCTCGGAACTCAAAAAGTTCatattgttggaaaatttggcgGTGTatgaaaactttgactgaacaTTTGTATTattaagttaaaaataaaatttggctGTACCATATTAGATTCCCACCCATCTCCTACTGTGATTCTATTCTATTCTATTCTGCATCCTCTAGATGaatcaccaa
The nucleotide sequence above comes from Caenorhabditis elegans chromosome III. Encoded proteins:
- the egl-5 gene encoding Homeobox protein egl-5 (Confirmed by transcript evidence) is translated as MNTSTSAFDFGSSTASSAATSTTSSQPDANDHLSRLAAMTQGVGKEDPETSSTPSTEASLYPVSAAYMQSYGWPQNYNYFGQPLGPATFPGWPQCYPNTAWPNYGELFASSKKGRQTYQRYQTSVLEAKFQQSSYVSKKQREELRLQTQLTDRQIKIWFQNRRMKAKKEKQRVDDHTEHTPLLPANPPKGMGMDMDDEKKWQMAHWPPAAAHNPYQYPLCPP
- the egl-5 gene encoding Homeobox protein egl-5 (Confirmed by transcript evidence), with translation MNTSTSAFDFGSSTASSAATSTTSSQPDANDHLSRLAAMTQGVGKEDPETSSTPSTEASLYPGISAAYMQSYGWPQNYNYFGQPLGPATFPGWPQCYPNTAWPNYASSKKGRQTYQRYQTSVLEAKFQQSSYVSKKQREELRLQTQLTDRQIKIWFQNRRMKAKKEKQRVDDHTEHTPLLPANPPKGMGMDMDDEKKWQMAHWPPAAAHNPYQYPLCPP
- the egl-5 gene encoding Homeobox protein egl-5 (Confirmed by transcript evidence) encodes the protein MNTSTSAFDFGSSTASSAATSTTSSQPDANDHLSRLAAMTQGVGKEDPETSSTPSTEASLYPGISAAYMQSYGWPQNYNYFGQPLGPATFPGWPQCYPNTAWPNYGELFASSKKGRQTYQRYQTSVLEAKFQQSSYVSKKQREELRLQTQLTDRQIKIWFQNRRMKAKKEKQRVDDHTEHTPLLPANPPKGMGMDMDDEKKWQMAHWPPAAAHNPYQYPLCPP